From Maribacter dokdonensis DSW-8, the proteins below share one genomic window:
- a CDS encoding sensor histidine kinase — MQDFQKNSDIFNLLSEGVSEGIIVVDAQQNVVATNTSTEQMFGYEKGELLGKPLDILIPKRYLANHSKNVNKFIANSDKRQMGHGRNLYGITKSGKEFPVEAGLNPFEFYGSTYVMALVIDITERKNKEEELSHWARIFDESLNEIFVFDAETFKFLNVNKEAQRNIGYTITEMYEMTPVDIKPEFNEENFKKLISPLLNNEIPKVKFETIHGRKDGSTYPVEVHLQLSELGKKKVFVAFILDITERKNYTENLEKKVEERTQQLTEALAVEKELNELKTRFLSLVSHEFKTPLSSILTSITLLGKYTQTDQQPKRDKHVATIKSKVKYLDTILTDFLSVERLESGKVNYKVEEFPLSKIVNEVVYNSNMLLKSGQQIHYPENIDELNINFDEKTLELALSNLIHNAIKYSPEDTTITIKVTLNDTNIIISVIDQGIGIPQEEQKHIFNRYFRAENALLTQGTGIGLNIAKQHMENLGGSLEFTSKISVGSTFTLSIPNLKTS; from the coding sequence ATGCAAGATTTTCAAAAGAACAGTGATATCTTCAATTTGCTTTCAGAAGGAGTTTCAGAAGGTATTATTGTTGTTGATGCCCAACAAAATGTAGTGGCCACCAATACGTCTACAGAACAAATGTTTGGGTATGAAAAGGGGGAATTATTAGGAAAACCGTTGGATATCTTAATACCTAAAAGATATCTTGCCAACCATAGTAAAAATGTAAACAAGTTTATTGCCAATAGTGATAAACGACAAATGGGACACGGTAGAAATCTCTACGGCATTACTAAAAGTGGCAAAGAATTTCCGGTAGAGGCCGGCTTAAATCCGTTTGAATTTTACGGATCTACTTATGTTATGGCCTTGGTGATCGATATTACCGAAAGAAAGAACAAAGAAGAAGAACTAAGTCATTGGGCACGAATTTTTGACGAATCCCTCAACGAAATTTTTGTGTTTGATGCAGAAACCTTCAAGTTTTTGAATGTCAATAAAGAAGCGCAAAGAAACATTGGTTATACCATAACGGAAATGTATGAAATGACCCCGGTAGACATTAAACCGGAGTTCAATGAAGAAAACTTTAAAAAATTGATTTCCCCATTACTTAATAATGAAATTCCCAAAGTTAAATTTGAAACGATACACGGTAGAAAGGATGGTTCTACTTACCCAGTAGAAGTTCATTTGCAGTTGTCCGAATTAGGAAAAAAGAAGGTTTTCGTAGCATTTATACTAGATATAACCGAAAGAAAAAATTACACCGAAAATCTAGAGAAAAAAGTTGAGGAACGCACACAGCAATTAACGGAAGCTCTAGCCGTAGAAAAAGAACTCAACGAATTAAAGACCAGGTTTTTATCATTGGTATCGCACGAATTTAAAACGCCTTTAAGTAGTATACTCACCTCTATCACCTTGCTAGGAAAATATACTCAGACCGATCAGCAACCAAAGAGGGACAAACATGTGGCAACAATTAAAAGTAAAGTAAAATATTTAGACACCATACTAACCGATTTTTTATCTGTAGAGCGTTTAGAGTCCGGCAAAGTGAATTACAAAGTAGAAGAATTTCCGTTAAGCAAAATTGTAAACGAAGTAGTATACAATAGTAATATGCTTTTAAAATCTGGTCAACAAATTCATTACCCAGAAAATATTGACGAGCTAAACATCAATTTTGATGAAAAAACACTAGAGTTGGCCTTATCTAATTTAATACATAACGCCATAAAGTACTCTCCTGAAGATACTACTATTACCATTAAAGTGACATTGAACGATACTAACATAATCATTAGCGTAATTGACCAAGGCATTGGTATTCCCCAAGAAGAACAGAAGCATATTTTTAATCGCTATTTTAGAGCAGAAAACGCATTACTAACCCAAGGTACCGGTATTGGTCTTAATATCGCAAAACAACATATGGAAAACTTAGGAGGAAGTCTAGAATTCACCAGTAAAATAAGTGTTGGATCTACGTTTACACTAAGTATACCTAATTTAAAAACCAGCTAA